The Methanobacteriaceae archaeon genome has a window encoding:
- the rpl4p gene encoding 50S ribosomal protein L4, with amino-acid sequence MKVNVYSINGEVKEEIELPAIFDEVYRPDLIKRAVLSAQSARVQPWGNDPMAGKRTSAKGWGSGRGTARVPRIKNGSKAAFVPMAIGGRQAHPTRAEKNHHEKINIKERRFAIRSAVAATTNKEIVENRGHKVADLEQVPIIVEDEIEAVKTAKQTREIFQNLGVYDDVIRAKEGKRIRAGRGKTRGRKYKKVKGPLVVVGEDKGIHLGARNHAGVDVVVAENLNVELLAPGTHAGRLTIYTKSAVEKLGGLFQ; translated from the coding sequence ATGAAAGTTAATGTTTATTCTATTAATGGGGAAGTTAAAGAAGAAATTGAACTTCCAGCTATTTTTGATGAAGTATACAGACCAGATTTAATCAAAAGAGCTGTACTTTCTGCACAATCTGCTAGAGTACAACCATGGGGTAACGATCCAATGGCAGGTAAAAGAACTTCTGCTAAAGGATGGGGTTCCGGTAGAGGAACTGCTAGAGTACCTAGGATTAAAAACGGTTCTAAAGCAGCATTCGTACCAATGGCAATTGGTGGTAGACAAGCTCACCCTACTAGAGCAGAGAAAAACCATCATGAAAAAATCAACATAAAAGAAAGAAGATTTGCTATCAGATCTGCTGTTGCAGCAACTACTAACAAAGAAATTGTTGAAAACAGAGGACACAAAGTAGCAGATTTAGAACAAGTTCCTATTATTGTTGAAGATGAAATCGAAGCTGTAAAAACTGCTAAACAAACTCGTGAAATTTTCCAAAACTTAGGCGTTTACGATGACGTAATTCGTGCTAAAGAAGGAAAAAGAATCAGAGCTGGTAGAGGTAAAACAAGAGGAAGAAAATACAAAAAAGTAAAAGGACCTCTCGTTGTTGTCGGTGAAGATAAAGGTATTCACTTAGGTGCAAGAAACCACGCTGGTGTAGATGTAGTGGTTGCTGAAAACTTAAACGTTGAATTATTAGCACCTGGTACCCATGCTGGAAGACTCACTATTTACACTAAATCAGCAGTTGAGAAATTAGGAGGTTTATTCCAATAG
- the rpl3p gene encoding 50S ribosomal protein L3 — MVRHHQPRKGSVAFSPRKRAAKETPRVKSWPQIDEPKLLGLAGYKVGMTHVLMTDSDKNSPTNGMDVFTPVTVLEVPPVVVMGIRAYEKTSRGLKVITEVLADNLDEELSRKISLPKEYNKSEAIAKIQGALENTEDIKVLVHTNPKVTSVPKKKPDIFECGIGGSNPEEKLNTALELLGNEVKASEIFNEGEFVDAIATTKGKGFQGVVKRWGIRIQYGKAVRAGKGRHVGSIGPWTPSRTMWTVAQAGQMGYHKRTEFNKRILKIASADEVDQINPDGGFVKYGLVKNDYVLVKGSLPGPSKRLVILRQPIRPNNKAEDIPQINYISTKSKQGV, encoded by the coding sequence ATGGTAAGACATCACCAGCCAAGAAAAGGGTCTGTTGCTTTTAGTCCAAGGAAAAGAGCAGCTAAAGAAACCCCTAGAGTAAAATCTTGGCCACAAATTGATGAACCAAAATTACTCGGCCTCGCAGGTTACAAAGTCGGTATGACTCATGTTTTAATGACTGATTCCGATAAAAACTCTCCAACCAATGGTATGGACGTTTTCACTCCAGTAACTGTATTGGAAGTACCTCCGGTCGTTGTAATGGGAATTAGAGCTTATGAAAAAACTTCTCGTGGATTGAAAGTAATCACCGAAGTTCTTGCAGACAATTTAGATGAAGAACTTTCAAGGAAAATTTCTCTTCCTAAAGAATACAATAAATCTGAAGCTATTGCAAAAATACAAGGTGCATTAGAAAACACAGAAGACATTAAGGTATTAGTACACACAAATCCAAAAGTAACTAGCGTACCTAAGAAAAAACCAGATATATTCGAATGTGGTATTGGAGGATCCAATCCTGAAGAAAAATTAAACACTGCATTAGAATTATTAGGTAACGAAGTAAAAGCTAGTGAAATCTTCAACGAAGGTGAATTTGTTGATGCTATTGCAACTACAAAAGGAAAAGGATTCCAAGGTGTAGTTAAAAGATGGGGAATTAGAATTCAATATGGTAAAGCTGTAAGAGCAGGTAAAGGTAGACACGTAGGTTCTATCGGACCTTGGACTCCTAGTAGAACCATGTGGACTGTAGCTCAAGCAGGTCAAATGGGATACCACAAAAGAACTGAATTCAATAAAAGGATTTTAAAAATCGCATCAGCAGATGAAGTTGATCAAATCAACCCTGATGGCGGATTTGTAAAATACGGTCTTGTCAAAAACGATTATGTTTTAGTAAAAGGATCCTTACCAGGACCATCTAAAAGATTAGTCATTTTAAGACAACCTATCAGACCTAATAATAAAGCTGAGGATATACCTCAAATTAATTATATTAGTACAAAATCTAAACAAGGGGTATAA
- a CDS encoding putative RNA uridine N3 methyltransferase: MYKDELSIFIPNSFLSESKDLKIRTYKVGILGRALAIFQADNVVIYNDDHVKNEDGEMDGEFIAEILNYMNTPQYLRKQAFPIRPELKHVGILPPLRTPHHPVNSQPDVGDYRQGFTVKRNKKGTYVDIGMDKLAFCKEQLSVKRIFDFKITKIAKKEVIVTPDKPDDVYWGYNVISSTKSLKNSLKLIKPNLVVETTRYGDYINSIFDELKPKLDESKSIAILFGGPYSSIQEDVSNPNWDLFKINTLPGQGTETVRSEEAVVATLSLFNSMRF, translated from the coding sequence ATGTATAAAGATGAGCTATCTATATTTATTCCAAACTCATTTCTTTCTGAGTCTAAGGATCTTAAAATTCGTACTTATAAAGTAGGTATTTTAGGCAGAGCTTTGGCGATTTTTCAAGCAGATAATGTGGTTATCTACAATGATGATCATGTTAAAAATGAAGACGGAGAAATGGATGGAGAATTTATTGCGGAAATTTTAAATTATATGAATACTCCTCAATACTTGAGGAAACAAGCATTTCCTATAAGACCTGAATTAAAGCATGTTGGAATTCTCCCGCCTCTTAGGACTCCACATCATCCTGTAAATAGTCAACCAGACGTGGGCGATTATAGACAAGGTTTCACTGTTAAGAGAAATAAGAAAGGAACTTATGTTGATATAGGTATGGATAAACTTGCATTCTGTAAAGAACAACTTTCTGTTAAAAGAATTTTTGACTTTAAGATTACTAAAATTGCTAAGAAAGAAGTAATAGTCACACCTGATAAACCAGATGACGTTTACTGGGGATATAATGTTATATCTTCTACTAAGAGTCTTAAAAATAGCTTAAAATTAATTAAACCTAATCTTGTTGTTGAAACTACAAGATATGGAGATTATATTAATTCTATTTTTGATGAATTAAAACCAAAATTAGATGAATCTAAAAGTATTGCTATTTTATTTGGTGGCCCATATTCTTCAATTCAAGAGGATGTTTCTAATCCAAATTGGGATTTATTTAAAATAAATACTCTTCCTGGACAAGGAACTGAAACTGTAAGAAGCGAAGAGGCTGTTGTCGCTACACTTTCTTTATTCAATTCTATGAGATTTTAA